The Chitinophagales bacterium genomic sequence GTGTCTCTACCAGTTCGCCGGCATCATGCGATGCAGCATCAGTACCCAGGGTTTTTAAAGCTATCAGGTTAGCATATCCATGGGTCAGGCTATGTTCGGTCTTAAGGTGGTCAAGGATCGCCTTATACTTATCCAGTTTAGTTTTCCTGGCTAATTTTATCCAATCTTCCAGCGACCTGCCGGTTTTTTCCAATAGTCCTTTTTCCATAAGTAAGTTTTAGAAATTGATCACCTCAATTTAAGAAATTATACTGACCGCAATTCTGAAAAATACTTAATGCCGTTTTTGCACGACAACTGTACAAAATGATAGCCACGTTATGCGTGGCTGTCTTGTAGTTTGTTTCGCAACGGTCTTCATCGTTTCACTAATTTCAAAATACCTATCTTCCCATATTCATCCTTGTCATCTACAGCAAGTATATAAATGCCAGGGGGCAGTTTATCTGTATTCAGGTGTTTTGTTCCACCAGTTACAATGGTGCAGTAAACATCCTGTCCATAAATATTGCGTAGGGATACATTATAATTATGTCCCTTTTCCGTACCCCCGGTGATCACCAGTTCGTCTCCGGCAAAAGTGGCCGTTACAGGCAGGTTTGTAATGGTTACGTCAGCTATTGCAACAGGGTCTTCATCCAGCAGGTATGCCACTTCCAGTGTCGTGTTGGTAATACCTGCCATTGTGATTGTTGAATCAATACGCAGCAACGGGCTGCTGTGGTCCAGGTCGTACCAAAGAAAACTCCCTTTATGTATCGTGCCGGAAACGCCCGATACCGTTCCGGAAATATCTTCTGTGATATACATCCTGATCACGTTCTCGAATGTGTCATTGGGCAATATCAGTTTGCCGAAAGATTCTACTGTATCGATAATATTCCCACCTCCTGTTATTGCCGTGCCAGTCACATTAAATGTGTCAATGTATCGATTGGTATACGTCATGGGTAGCATGATAATACGTTTGCTATCTGTATAGCTGAGCGTATCTGGTGTGCTGCTACTGCTGTCTAATATACCCAGTTCATATACACCATTTGATGTATACTCATAAAAGGTGTATTTCTTGCCTACCTGTTGTACAATGCTCGCACTGGGGAATGGCATAGTAGAATTACGTTCTATATACTTGGCTTTTGTAGTGTCGCTCGCTACTTTGGGTGTGAGACCTGAAAAATCCCACGTCTGTGCCGATCCTGTTGTGCCCGGGGGCATAAAGTTGCATTTCATTGTTTTCACTACTGTAAATAGTGAGTACTTTTCTCCTTTGGTTGTACTTATCTGTGCGGATAGTTGTATGGGGAAGGTAACAACCATACACAAAAAGATAGTAGAAATAATAAATTTCATAACAGTATTGGTTTGGTGTTACCAGTACTGCCACAAAAACCATACCGTGTATTGTTAAAATTTTAAATATGATATTGCTGATATGCAACGAGCTAATACCCAGTGAGTAATACACTGTGTTGACAATATGACAATTTGCTGGCGGGCTGGTAAACTTCCTGTTTTCAGCTTATTTGCGAGCTACCAGCCTTATCAGCTCAGCTGTACCCTGGTGGAAACTGCCTTCATTCAGTTCTTCAGTTGTCGTCAATAACAGTTCTATGTTCAACGATGAAAAATCTTTGCGCAACATATCTTCTGTATACAACATGCTTATGTCTTTCGGCCCGCCCGATGTACGATCCAGTTGTGTTGGGTTAAAGGCTTCAATAATAAGAGTACCGCCCGGTTTCAGCCAGGCAATAATTCTTTTATGAAAAGCCTCCCTGTTGAATGGTGAAAGATGAAAGAAGATCATGGCTATAGCATCAAAACTGTTATCCAGGGCTTCAAAACTACTTGTGTCTGCCAATACATAATCAAAAATATAGCCTGCCTCTTTAGCATTACGCATTGCGTTTTCTATGGCTACTTCGCTACTGTCAAAAGCGGTCACTTCCCATCCTTTGCGCTCGGCATAAATAGCATTGCGGCCTTCGCCTTCTCCGGGTAGTAAAAGGTTGCCGGGTGTTAGTTTGTCCAGTTCCTGTTTGAAGAATTGATTAGGCTCTTTGCCGTATATATTATTGTGAGTAGCGTATCGCTCGTTCCAGATCTTGTACATGACGTCGCAAAGATAATTCATTCATTGCCTTGTAGGCTAGCTTTGAATGTATTTTACTTTTATTTAATCATCTTTATTTATTCAGCCCTAACAGCTCGTTGATAAAGGTATCCCTGCAGGTTAATGAACCACATGCAGCAGGCTCACCGCCAGGTGCGGCATTTAGTTGTACCAGCCCGTTTGCACCTGTAATGTTTCCATTTAAAAGGAGTTGCATAGCAGCTATTCTCTTATCCATATCTGATCCTGACAAAAGGAAAATAGCCGTTTCGCCTGTTGGCATAAAGCCGGCGTGTTGCTGCATCTTCATCCCTCCAAACTCTGAAAAGCGCCTATGGTAGGTAGCATTTTCAATAAAGAACGCATCGAGCAGCTGGGGTTTTACATAAGGGGCCAGGGCCAGGGCAACCACCAGTCTTTCTCCAAAAGACAATTGTTTGACCATAGTACCGTAAAAGGTATCAGCAGGTACTGCAGGAGGGACTATCTCTTCGATCGACGCATTAGTTACTTCCAGTTGAAAGTATATCCTCATGCAACTATCTGTTACTTTGGCCAGCCATTCCATTTCTGCTGACAGTATTTGCCCTGTGGTCATAATATTCGTTGTTGATTTGAGGCGCAAAGATAGGTTAATCTGTATTAGACGATATTACAATGTGCTTCGGTTATGGGTGTTTATTCTATACGTATTTTGTGAGATCGTAAAAACACATGAGAATTACTTGTGTATTAATAACTTGATGTTAACCAACTTTTCCTTTTCTAAAATATGCGCATATTCAGTAGTTCATTATATTCGTACTCGCCAATTCTTTGCTTTTGATAATTCGTTTTTGGTTAACTCTATTTGTCCTATTAGTTGCACATGTTTCTAATGCGCAATATGAATATCTTTTGCACAAATCTTATGCTGAGCAATACCAGAGTTATGACAGCCTGTTTAACTTCATAGAGTTTCTACAGATGGATTCAGCCGATGCGTATCATCGCATCAATACCATCAAACAGATGGCGGTGCAGGCAGGCGATAATGAGCTCGTGCTGGAAGCACTGCTTGGTGAATGCTCTTATCTGCTATATGGCAACCTGAACAAGAGCCAGTATTACTACTCGGCTCTGTATGGCAGGGCGCATAACAGTGATTTGTACATCACAAAGCTGACAAAGTTATTGCAACTAGCGGAAGCACAGGACAATATGACCATGCAGGTACGCACACATATTCTGCTGGGGTTGGAGTATCATGAAAGGAACAACTTGATCAGTTCCCTGATGCATTTTTCAAAATTCTACACGCTGATTCACGAAATTCCTTTCGAACAATTTCCTACCAAAAAGCACTTTTTGCTGTACATGGGTAAATTCTATTATCAATTTGAAGCCTATAAAGACGCGGAAAAATATCTTTTGTATGCACAGGAGGTACCCCCTTCTTACATGATACACGAAGAGGCGGATGTCTTTAACACTATGGGACTGATCAAAAGGCAATTAAAAGAATACGACTCAGCAATTTATTATTTTACTAAAGGGCAGGAGGTTGCCTGGAAGCAAGGTAGCACCACATGGAGGCATATTTTAGGAGGCAACATAGGTATAGTGTATTACCTGAGGGGCGAGTATAAGAACGCTAAACCTTTATTGATAAACGATATCAATACCAGCCTCGAGCGTAACGATTACAGCAATGCCATCAACTCGATCATCAAACTGGCAGATATCTATTATCATCAAAAAATTTATGATAGTGCGTTCCAATATGCCGAAACGGGCAGGTGGGCGGTAGATAGCGTTCGCCCTGCTTATAAATACAAGGTTGAGCTATACCGGTTGATGGGAGAGCTGGCAGTTGCACGTGGCGATATGAAAAAAGCCTACCTGTATTCAGATTCTGCTATGGTAGCAAGGGATAGCCTGGATAATGACCAACAGGTAAAACAACTTATGCTGGCCCGCCACCAGTTAGAAACCAATATCAATAACTCTGAAGTAGCAATGTTGAGATCGGAAAAAAGGATCAGTATTCTGCTGCGCAATAGTTTGATAGGTGGCTTCGTACTTTTATCAGCCATTGTTTTTATGGTAATTTATATTCGCAATAAGCAAAAGCAGAATAAGGAACAAATGTCTTTGGCTGCTTTGTATAATGCGCAAAACAGGCTGGCAGATTTTACCAAAACCGTACACGAAAAAAATGCTCTGCTTGAGACCTCTGAGCAGGAAATAACCCGGCTGAAAGAAAAACTGGACAACTACGGTACTAAGGAGCAATCAGAAGATATTATTCCCAAACTGCAGAATAGTACCATCCTGACCGATGATGAATGGGAAGATTTCAGGCAGTTGTTTGAACAGGTTCACTCCGGTTTTTTATACAGGTTACGTGAGAAGTTTCCCAATTTATCACCTGCTGAAACCCGTTTTATAGCGCTTAGCAAACTGAAACTTGATACTAAAGAAATGACCAATATCCTGGGAGTGAGCAGCTCTACAGTACGTACGCATAAATACCGTTTGCGCAAAAAACTAAATCTCGCAGACGATGAGTCCTTTAGTAAAATGATTGATGAAATATAGTTTAATGTATCCTTTCGTCTTTTTTATTATTATTTCTACGCAATTATAAGTTGTTAAATGCCATTGATGTGACGTTTTTTCGACGGTTTTGCAACGCAATTTAAATGGTGTTGCGACAGCAATTAAGCGCTGTTTTGTACGCGATGTCTCTCCGTATATGCATTTTTGTTCATGATTAATAATCAGCAAAACTCACCTGTGTGGAAGGCATATTTAAGACTAATACCCGCATCCATATTTATTTCGCCGGTAGTGTTTCTGCATTTCGAAAAAAGACAAGGCAACTAGATCAAAATGTCAATTGTCGAAAAAATGTATATAAAAACAATCAGTGTAACAATAGGGCTTAGGTATAGCCATATCCCCAATAATAAAAATAACTACCGGTATGAAAAAAACTTCAATCAGAATTCTGCTATGCATGCTTTTAGCTATGTTGCCAGGGCAGACGACATTTGCAACACTCAGTGGTACCTATACCATTGATCCCGGAGGCACTGCCTCTTCAACGGTCTATTTGAGTCTGACGTCTGCTATTTCCGACATTACCGGCGGTACACGTGCTGATGGAGGTACACCCAATGGTGCAGGAGTAAGCGGCCCTGTTATTTTCGAACTGGCCAGCGGCTATACCAGCTCAGGAGAAACTTTTCCATTAACTCTTGGCGCGGTAAGTGGTGCAAGCAGTAATAATACAATCACAATTAGACCTGCAAGCGCTGTTAGTTCTATGCTGAACGTAAGTGCAAGCAATGGCACAGCCATTTTTTATATAAATGGTGGTCAATATTGGACGGTAGATGGTCGCCCTGGTGGTAGTGGCAGTAGCAAATTACTGACCATTTCCAACACAAACACAGGTGGGTCGACTGTAAGGTTCATAAACGAAGGAAGTAACAATACACTTCGTTACTGCCGTATACTGGGTAATAACGGTAGTACCTCTTCAGGCGTAATTGATTTCGCTACGTCAACTGCTACAAACGGAAATCGTTCTAATCTGATAGATTATTGTAATGTTGCTGATACCTCATCAAAACCTACCATAAGTATTTATTCTTCCGGCACAAGCGGCAAGGGTAATGATAGTAATATCATCAGCAATAGTGAAATTTATAATTCTGCACAATACAAAGTGCAGCTTACCAGCATAGGTGGTACCGGATGGACAATAAGTAATAATAGTTTTTATAACAATTACTCATCCGGTACTTCCAACCAATATTTCATTTATATTTTCGGTACAGGTGGTCATACTATTAATTATAACTATATGGGTGGTCAACAGGCAGCATGTGGCGGTAGCGCTTGTGCGCTTGGTAACGCTGACGGAGAATATCATATTATAAACCTGGAAAGTTCAACAACAACCAGTACGGTCCATGGTAATACTATACAAAATTTTGTGGTTACCAGTGGTAATTCCTGCAACTTCTATTGTGTCTATTTATCAGGAGTAAATGCAAACATTGATAGTAACGTAATGGGCCATGCAACTACTACCAATAGTATTGTGGGTGGCAATACAAGGCGTACAAAGGGAGTGTTTGCACAATCGCAGGGTTCAAGTAACAGTATTTCTGTTACAAATAACATCATTGCCAATATATCGGGCTCGTTTCCTGTGGGGATATATGTTAGTGGCGGTAGCGCTACAATAACAGATAACCAGATCTACAACCTCTATCAAAAAAATACCAGCAACAGCGGTACTTTTGCACATGCATATGGCGTTTATCTTGCCATCGCCAACTCAACAAGTGTACTCAATAATAAGATATATAATATTGCCAATGCCGCTACATCCTCAGGTACAAACATCTTCGGAATATTCACCGACAATGGTTCAAGTGCACATATTTCAATAATAAACAATGTTATATCATTAACAAATGGCTCATCTACTGCAAGCCATAACGTGATAGGAATTTGGGAACTAGGCAGCAGTACACGAACGATCAATTACAACAGCATTTTTA encodes the following:
- a CDS encoding class I SAM-dependent methyltransferase — translated: MYKIWNERYATHNNIYGKEPNQFFKQELDKLTPGNLLLPGEGEGRNAIYAERKGWEVTAFDSSEVAIENAMRNAKEAGYIFDYVLADTSSFEALDNSFDAIAMIFFHLSPFNREAFHKRIIAWLKPGGTLIIEAFNPTQLDRTSGGPKDISMLYTEDMLRKDFSSLNIELLLTTTEELNEGSFHQGTAELIRLVARK